The sequence CCCGGCATTTGCTTCGAGACATCCCAGCACTTGAACGGGAAAATGCTCCACAGCTTCCGCATCATCCCCGACCGCGGGTCATGGCTCGAAGTCCAGTTCGATACGAACGACCTTCTCTACGTTTACCTCGACCGCCGCCGCCGCCGCCGCAAGTTCCTTGCGACGACTTTCCTGCGCGTCCTCGGCTACCCGACGGACCGCGACATCGTCAGCCACTTCTACTCGATCGAAAACCTCGCCCTCAACAGCAAGATCGACGAGGCGGAACTCGGCCACAAGGTGCCCTTCGAGGATATCCTCGACGGCGAGCTGGTCATCGCGAAGGCCTACGAGCCCCTCACCGCAGGCATCGTCAAGCAGCTCACCGCGCTCGGCCAGAAGAAGCTTGAGGTCATCGACGGACGCGAGGATGAAATCCTCCTCAAATCCCTCCGCAAGGACCCTGCGAAAGACGAGGAATCCGCACTCAAGGACATCTACCGCAAGCTCCGTCCCGGCGATCCTCCGACGGCTTCCAACGCCCGCGCCCTGCTCAAGCGCCTGTTCTTCGACGCGAAGAAATACGACCTCACCCGCGTCGGCCGCTACAAGATCAACCAGAAGCTCGGCATCGGCGTCGATTCCGACGAACGCATCATGGTGCCAGAGGATTTCCTCGCAGCCGTCCGCTACATCCTGAAGCTCAAGAAGGGCGAGGGTGTCATCGACGACATCGATCACCTCGGTTCCCGCCGCGTGCGTGCCGTCGGCGAACTTCTTGCCAACCAGTGCCGCGTCGGCCTCGCCCGCACGGAGCGCCTCGTCAAGGAGCGCATGACCCTTTTCGATGTGAACATCGAAGGCATGACCCCGCAGAAGCTCATCAACCCGAAGGCGCTTTCCGCCGTCGTGCGTGATTTCTTCGGCCGATCCCAGCTTTCCCAGTTCATGGACCAGACCAACCCCCTGGCTGAGCTGACCCACAAGCGCCGCCTCTCCGCCCTCGGGCCGGGCGGTCTGAACCGCGACCGCGCAGGCTTCGAAGTCCGCGACGTCCATCCTTCCCACTACGGCCGCATCTGCCCGATCGAAACCCCGGAAGGCCCGAACATCGGCCTGATCAACTCGATGTGCACCTACGCACGGATCAACGAGTTCGGTTTCATCGAAACCCCTTACCGCAAGGTCAAAAAGGGCAAGGTCACCAACGAGATCGAATACCTCACCGCCGACCAGGAGGAAAACTACCTCATCGCCCAGGCATCCAACGTGATCACCAAGGCAGGTCTCTTCGAGCAGGAGCGCATTGATGCGCGTGAGCGCGGCGAGTTCATCGAGTCCACCCCGGACGCGGTGCACTACATGGACGTTTCGCCGAAACAGCTCGTCTCCGTGGCCGCCGGTCTCATCCCATTCCTTGAGCACGATGACGCCAACCGCGCGCTCATGGGATCGAACATGCAGCGCCAGGGTGTGCCGCTCCTCGTTTCCGAGTCGCCGCTGGTCGGCACCGGCCTGGAAGGCAAGGCTGCCCGCGACTCCCGTGCGGTGGTTGTTGCCGAGGCGGATGGCATCGTCGCTTCCGCCACTGCGGAAATCATCATCACCACCGCCGACGGCAAGCTTCCCGTTTCCGACGAGAAGTTCCTCAGCGATCCTGAAGCCGTGAAAACGAACGTGGCCAAGGGCATTTTCGCCTACCCGCTGCGCAAGTTCATGCGCTCCAACGCAGGCACCTGCATCAACCAGAAGCCCATTGTCAAAGCAGGCCAGAAGATCAAGAAGGGTGCCGTCCTGGCCGACGGCCCCAACACGGAGGACGGCGAACTCGCTATCGGCCGCAACGTGCTGGTCGCCTTCATGCCATGGAACGGCTACAACTTCGAGGATGCCATCGTCATCTCGGAACGCGTGGTCAAGGACGATATCTACACCTCCATCCACATCTCCGAATTCGATGTCGCCGCCCGCGACACCAAGCTCGGCCCCGAGGAAATCACCCGCGACATCCCGAACGTCGGTGAGGAAGCCCTGCGGAACCTCGACCACGACGGCATCATCCGCATCGGTGCGGAAGTGAAGCCCGGCGACATCCTCGTCGGAAAAATCACCCCGAAATCCGAAACGGAACTCGCCCCTGAGGAGCGCCTCCTGCGCGCAATCTTCGGCGAGAAGGCCGCCGACGTGAAAGACACCTCCCTGCGCGTGCCATCCGGCTGCACCGGAATCGTACAGGATGTCCGCGTTTCCTCGCACGGGCTTGCCAAGCGCCGCGCCGAGAAGGTCGATCCCGTGGAGCTCAAGAAGCATCTCAAGAAGATCAACGACGAGCACAAGAAAAAGGCCGACAAGCTAACCGACGACCTCACGGAAAAACTCTCCGACATCCTGCTCGGCGAGAAGATCCCGCTCGACGTGGTCAACGCGCAGTCCGGCGAGATCATCATCCCAGCGAACCGCAAGATCACCAAGACACTGCTCCGCAAGCTCG comes from Akkermansiaceae bacterium and encodes:
- the rpoB gene encoding DNA-directed RNA polymerase subunit beta; this translates as MAERLYFGKFEEVIDPPNLIEVQSRSYDEFLQKDVSPGDRSDTGLQAVFREVFPIKSYDEAIELDFVSYDIEDPKITSLDSLRNSESFSAALYVTFKLKDETGTKKERVYMGELPMMTRRGTFIINGAERVIVSQLHRSPGICFETSQHLNGKMLHSFRIIPDRGSWLEVQFDTNDLLYVYLDRRRRRRKFLATTFLRVLGYPTDRDIVSHFYSIENLALNSKIDEAELGHKVPFEDILDGELVIAKAYEPLTAGIVKQLTALGQKKLEVIDGREDEILLKSLRKDPAKDEESALKDIYRKLRPGDPPTASNARALLKRLFFDAKKYDLTRVGRYKINQKLGIGVDSDERIMVPEDFLAAVRYILKLKKGEGVIDDIDHLGSRRVRAVGELLANQCRVGLARTERLVKERMTLFDVNIEGMTPQKLINPKALSAVVRDFFGRSQLSQFMDQTNPLAELTHKRRLSALGPGGLNRDRAGFEVRDVHPSHYGRICPIETPEGPNIGLINSMCTYARINEFGFIETPYRKVKKGKVTNEIEYLTADQEENYLIAQASNVITKAGLFEQERIDARERGEFIESTPDAVHYMDVSPKQLVSVAAGLIPFLEHDDANRALMGSNMQRQGVPLLVSESPLVGTGLEGKAARDSRAVVVAEADGIVASATAEIIITTADGKLPVSDEKFLSDPEAVKTNVAKGIFAYPLRKFMRSNAGTCINQKPIVKAGQKIKKGAVLADGPNTEDGELAIGRNVLVAFMPWNGYNFEDAIVISERVVKDDIYTSIHISEFDVAARDTKLGPEEITRDIPNVGEEALRNLDHDGIIRIGAEVKPGDILVGKITPKSETELAPEERLLRAIFGEKAADVKDTSLRVPSGCTGIVQDVRVSSHGLAKRRAEKVDPVELKKHLKKINDEHKKKADKLTDDLTEKLSDILLGEKIPLDVVNAQSGEIIIPANRKITKTLLRKLASVHDHIEIDPSPIRNKIVEIINSFESRFQELDTDRERKLDQLESGDDVDPGVIKEVKVFIAAKRKLSVGDKMAGRHGNKGVVATIVPEEDMPYLHDGTPVDICLNPLGVPSRMNVGQVLETHLGVAAKALGFKVATPIFDGIKEDIIWNFMSEAKKVDGVKMIGGGEKARARKPNEPETPGYTWIGDGKDGSTAGKSTLYDGRTGEAFHNPIVVGMIYMLKLGHLVADKIHARAVGPYSLVTQQPLGGKAQYGGQRFGEMEVWALEAYGAAYTLQEILTVKSDDVQGRTRIYEAIVKGDNNLEAGTPESFNVLIKEMQSLGLDVRPGRQGQSSHGSPLAGGGVDDFSLDDLTL